A single region of the Vicia villosa cultivar HV-30 ecotype Madison, WI linkage group LG4, Vvil1.0, whole genome shotgun sequence genome encodes:
- the LOC131594230 gene encoding E3 ubiquitin-protein ligase ATL23, whose amino-acid sequence MLDAVLLALFLPCLGMSAIFIVYICLLWYATTHPTTGIIIKPVTNTGLSPSELQKLPTITGKDLVVGPECAVCLDDISEEQSARVIPGCNHAFHLECADTWLSKHPLCPVCRAKLDPKLFTDSSQNPC is encoded by the coding sequence ATGTTGGATGCAGTTCTTCTTGCGCTATTCTTGCCGTGTCTCGGCATGAGCGCCATCTTCATAGTCTACATCTGTCTTCTCTGGTACGCTACTACTCACCCAACTACCGGAATCATTATCAAACCGGTCACCAACACCGGTCTTTCCCCTTCTGAACTCCAGAAGCTACCTACTATCACCGGTAAAGATCTTGTTGTTGGTCCAGAATGCGCCGTTTGTCTCGACGACATAAGCGAGGAACAATCCGCACGTGTGATTCCAGGTTGTAATCATGCTTTTCATTTGGAATGTGCTGACACGTGGCTTTCCAAACATCCTCTGTGTCCTGTTTGTAGAGCCAAACTCGATCCTAAACTCTTTACCGATTCTTCTCAAAATCCTTGTTAA